The Tistrella bauzanensis nucleotide sequence AACCTTCTGGTGGTCCTCGACGCTCTGCTGGTCGAGCGGCATGTGTTGCGCACGGCCGTCCGACTGAACATGAGCCAGCCAGCGGTCAGTCACGCGCTCGGGCGTCTGCGACATCTGTTCGATGACCCCTTGCTGATACGCCGAGACGGGGGCCTCGTGCCGAGCGCAAAGGCGCTTGAGATTGTTCCGGCCCTGAACGAAGCCTTGCGACTGGTGCGGGAGGTTGTGGGGCCGGGGGGCTTCGATCCTGCGAGGGAGAAACGCACGTTCCGCCTGGCGATGTCGGATTACGGCTCTGCCGTGATCCTCCCGGGTCTGCTGAAAATGCTCCGCCTCGCGGCGCCGGGGATTGACCTGGTGATAACCCAATCAAGCCGGGAAGCCATGCTTGGGCAGGTTATGGAAGGGGAGTGCGATCTTGCCTTGGGCGTCTTTCCCGATCGTCCGGAACGGGTGGAAGCCGAACAGCTTTTCGTCGAGCGCTTCGTGTGCCTTGCGGGCTGGGAGGGAATGGCGGGCCAAGACCGCCTCGATATGGAGGCCTATCTTCTGCGGCCCCATGTCCTGGTTGCCATGAAGGACGGTGCGGACACCGAAATCGACACGGCCTTGCGCGCCATCGGCCATGCACGCCGCATTGCCGTCACGCTGCCACATTGGGGAAACGCGTCACGGTTGATCTACGGAACGGATCTCGTGCTGACCGTTGCACGGAAAGCCC carries:
- a CDS encoding LysR substrate-binding domain-containing protein codes for the protein MNTLRGIDLNLLVVLDALLVERHVLRTAVRLNMSQPAVSHALGRLRHLFDDPLLIRRDGGLVPSAKALEIVPALNEALRLVREVVGPGGFDPAREKRTFRLAMSDYGSAVILPGLLKMLRLAAPGIDLVITQSSREAMLGQVMEGECDLALGVFPDRPERVEAEQLFVERFVCLAGWEGMAGQDRLDMEAYLLRPHVLVAMKDGADTEIDTALRAIGHARRIAVTLPHWGNASRLIYGTDLVLTVARKALALYERDPAFVVFEPPFSIPPFPFVQIWHERRGGNPAHLWLRTAVVGMSKSL